The Hyphococcus flavus genome contains a region encoding:
- a CDS encoding TolB family protein: protein MISPYYAIGIIGLLTTSCAQVQTITYETSTDPGGCLIEHVAVDPDRQQFHFDGLSPDGAKLAIGWNRNGEESGLYLLDLITGARTEIPNLNNGAVFSPDGNRLLNIAPTENGRTDIVEYDLATGEMTTIAPHDDWEWLASYSSDGERILFNSYRTGASDIYTYRKSDGQLKRWTDFDGYEAHGQFSPDDSKILFNRQDEGEDYNIYVIDANTGDISQLTDEATEEGYASWSPEGDTIVFASDRSQASGEPDLYLMSANGENVRRITDHPAKDEYPFFSPDGKYIYFNSYRSEPKGIYRIELDGDLNCVKSVVQ, encoded by the coding sequence ATGATTTCACCATATTACGCCATTGGCATCATCGGCCTGCTGACAACGTCTTGCGCTCAGGTTCAAACAATAACGTATGAGACGTCCACCGATCCTGGCGGCTGCTTGATAGAGCATGTCGCCGTCGATCCGGACAGACAGCAGTTTCACTTTGATGGCTTATCGCCTGACGGCGCCAAATTAGCGATCGGCTGGAATCGCAATGGTGAAGAAAGCGGTCTTTACCTGCTGGACCTTATCACCGGCGCGCGCACCGAGATTCCAAATCTAAATAACGGCGCGGTGTTTTCTCCCGACGGTAACAGGCTTCTCAATATTGCGCCTACAGAGAATGGAAGAACAGATATTGTCGAATACGACCTTGCAACTGGCGAGATGACGACAATTGCGCCGCACGATGATTGGGAGTGGCTCGCCAGCTACTCCTCGGATGGCGAACGTATCTTGTTTAATTCCTACCGAACCGGCGCATCAGATATTTACACTTATCGTAAATCTGATGGCCAGTTGAAACGATGGACCGATTTTGACGGTTATGAAGCGCACGGGCAATTTTCTCCCGACGATTCAAAAATACTGTTCAACCGCCAGGATGAAGGCGAAGACTATAATATATATGTTATTGATGCGAATACCGGCGACATTTCCCAATTGACCGACGAAGCGACTGAAGAGGGTTACGCGAGTTGGTCACCGGAAGGCGATACCATCGTTTTCGCATCGGACCGGAGTCAAGCCTCCGGCGAACCCGATCTTTATCTGATGAGCGCCAATGGCGAAAATGTTCGTCGGATCACTGACCATCCAGCGAAAGACGAGTACCCCTTCTTCTCACCGGATGGGAAATATATCTACTTCAATTCCTATCGCAGCGAGCCCAAAGGCATTTACCGCATAGAATTGGATGGCGATCTGAACTGTGTGAAAAGCGTTGTGCAGTAG
- a CDS encoding amidohydrolase family protein: MKLGIFSAALAAITFIASASAAGAEIRRYDWLTIGEPSGELIVEEGDDGAVSMQFSFNDRGRGPEIEADYVLNEDGVPISITITGLTYAKGDASETFSMEDGVARWNAGAISGEKAVTTTSLYTLTLSGIPEHTAIMARVLLDAPDRTLPTLPAGEMRIEELESAAFPSSDGDVNATLYALYTEGPYPTYIWLDEDLNLFGADYGWFAIAPEGMASAMPIMKERQTAATNERTASLSESFRHNASGLVVITNARLFDSLTGEVHRRSTIFVQDGVIAAVYHERVDAPEDAIVIDAKGKMVLPALWDMHAHVGTNNLFNYISAGVLNIRDMANDPDYIIQLKRDLANRDIAGPDVHAMGFIDKRSPYAAPTGMLADTLDEALEFVDWYAQRGFRGIKLYSSIEPDWVEPIAERAHAHGLTVLGHIPAYMTAEQAIRAGYDEITHVNMLFLNFMNAEEIDTRTPQRFIVPAREGGNLDLDSAEVEDFINLMVEQGIAHDPTHTIFQGTFLETPGDILVEAANFYDHLPQSQQSGLIAGEGFNKGIEEEGARTAAVARDLIRKLHGKGVRVLPGTDAGFPGFVLLRELELFGDAGIPANEVLQLATIESARHLGLDQSLGSISPNKKAHLIIVDGDPIKDLADLYKVDTIIKGSDMFKPAEIHEAFNIKSFD; this comes from the coding sequence ATGAAACTCGGAATCTTTAGCGCGGCGCTTGCCGCCATAACCTTCATCGCCAGCGCCAGCGCGGCCGGGGCAGAGATACGCCGCTATGACTGGCTCACCATTGGCGAGCCCTCCGGCGAACTGATTGTCGAGGAAGGCGATGACGGCGCCGTTTCCATGCAGTTTTCGTTTAATGACCGCGGGCGCGGGCCGGAGATCGAAGCCGACTACGTCCTCAATGAAGACGGCGTCCCTATTTCCATAACCATCACCGGACTGACCTACGCCAAGGGCGATGCAAGCGAAACATTTTCAATGGAAGACGGCGTTGCGCGCTGGAACGCCGGCGCCATATCCGGCGAAAAGGCTGTCACTACAACGTCGCTTTATACGCTCACCCTTTCGGGCATTCCCGAACATACGGCGATAATGGCGCGCGTCCTGCTTGACGCGCCGGACAGAACCTTGCCGACCCTGCCCGCAGGCGAGATGCGCATTGAAGAGCTTGAAAGCGCGGCTTTCCCCTCTTCTGATGGCGACGTTAACGCTACGCTTTATGCGCTGTATACGGAGGGCCCTTACCCAACATATATCTGGCTTGACGAGGACCTGAACCTGTTTGGCGCCGATTATGGCTGGTTCGCTATCGCGCCAGAAGGCATGGCGTCGGCGATGCCGATCATGAAGGAACGCCAGACAGCCGCGACCAATGAAAGAACCGCGTCGCTTTCAGAAAGCTTCCGGCATAATGCAAGCGGTCTTGTTGTCATTACAAACGCACGCCTGTTCGACAGTCTTACGGGCGAAGTTCATCGCCGGTCGACAATCTTCGTTCAGGACGGCGTCATTGCGGCGGTCTATCACGAACGCGTCGATGCGCCTGAAGACGCGATAGTGATCGACGCAAAAGGCAAGATGGTGCTGCCCGCCCTGTGGGACATGCACGCCCATGTCGGCACCAACAATCTTTTCAACTACATCTCCGCCGGCGTTCTCAACATTCGCGACATGGCGAATGATCCCGATTATATCATCCAACTAAAGCGTGACCTCGCGAACCGCGACATCGCCGGGCCCGATGTGCACGCCATGGGCTTCATCGACAAACGCTCCCCCTACGCCGCGCCCACGGGCATGCTCGCCGACACGCTCGACGAAGCGCTGGAATTCGTCGACTGGTATGCACAGCGCGGCTTTCGCGGCATAAAACTCTACAGCTCCATTGAGCCAGATTGGGTCGAGCCGATTGCGGAACGGGCCCATGCGCACGGCCTCACCGTGCTCGGCCACATTCCCGCCTACATGACGGCGGAACAGGCGATCCGCGCAGGCTATGACGAAATTACTCACGTCAACATGCTGTTTCTCAACTTCATGAATGCGGAGGAAATTGATACGCGTACGCCGCAACGGTTCATTGTGCCTGCGCGCGAGGGCGGAAACCTTGATCTCGATTCCGCTGAAGTCGAAGATTTCATCAACCTGATGGTGGAACAAGGCATCGCCCACGATCCGACGCACACGATCTTTCAGGGCACGTTCCTCGAAACACCGGGCGACATTCTGGTCGAGGCGGCGAATTTCTACGATCACCTTCCGCAATCGCAGCAATCCGGTCTGATCGCAGGCGAAGGTTTTAACAAAGGCATCGAGGAAGAAGGCGCCCGCACGGCGGCGGTCGCGCGCGACCTTATCCGCAAGCTTCACGGAAAGGGCGTGCGCGTTCTGCCCGGCACCGACGCCGGGTTCCCGGGTTTCGTCTTGCTGCGCGAACTTGAGCTATTCGGCGATGCCGGCATCCCCGCCAATGAAGTCCTGCAGCTTGCAACGATTGAATCGGCGCGGCATCTCGGCCTTGACCAGTCGCTCGGGTCAATCAGCCCGAACAAAAAAGCGCATCTCATCATCGTCGATGGCGACCCGATCAAAGACCTCGCCGACCTTTACAAGGTCGATACCATCATCAAGGGATCGGATATGTTCAAACCAGCGGAAATCCACGAGGCGTTCAACATCAAATCGTTTGATTGA
- the carA gene encoding glutamine-hydrolyzing carbamoyl-phosphate synthase small subunit, with protein MKISQAPAERPTAVLVLADGTTLYGQGVGAAGEAVGEVCFNTAMSGYQEILTDLSYAGQLITFTAPHIGNVGVNADDVESDSKSMAARGAIFRAVPTNPSNYRAQLDISPWMRRRGIVGISGIDTRALTALIREKGMPHGVVAHNLSGQFDIESLKKRAAEWAGLEGRDLAKDVTTLTPYAHTENGWEWNKGYGAHDGSGPHIVVIDYGVKRNILRRLAAEGCRVSVVPAKASYEEIMEKNPDGVVLSNGPGDPAATGEYAVPVIRKLIENKIPTLGICLGHQMLALAAGAKTKKMPQGHHGANHPVKDLSTGKVEVVSMNHGFTVDGAALPANVEETHVSLFDGTNCGIAMKDAPAFSVQHHPEASPGPEDSFYIFKRFVDGLRKAA; from the coding sequence ATGAAAATTAGTCAAGCACCCGCCGAACGTCCCACCGCCGTCCTGGTTTTAGCCGATGGAACAACCCTTTACGGGCAAGGGGTTGGCGCGGCGGGCGAGGCCGTGGGCGAGGTTTGTTTCAATACGGCCATGAGCGGCTATCAGGAGATTCTGACCGACCTGTCATACGCGGGTCAGTTAATCACCTTCACCGCCCCGCATATCGGCAATGTAGGCGTTAACGCAGACGACGTTGAAAGCGATTCGAAATCCATGGCGGCGCGCGGGGCGATCTTCCGCGCGGTCCCGACCAACCCGTCGAACTACCGCGCGCAACTCGACATCTCGCCCTGGATGCGCCGGCGCGGGATAGTCGGCATCTCCGGCATCGACACGCGCGCGCTGACCGCGCTCATCCGCGAAAAAGGCATGCCTCATGGCGTCGTCGCGCATAACCTGTCCGGGCAATTCGATATTGAATCTTTGAAAAAACGCGCCGCCGAATGGGCGGGGCTAGAGGGGCGCGATCTGGCGAAAGACGTCACAACACTTACCCCTTACGCGCACACCGAAAACGGCTGGGAATGGAACAAGGGCTACGGCGCCCATGACGGTTCCGGCCCGCACATTGTCGTCATTGATTATGGCGTCAAACGAAACATCCTGCGCCGTCTCGCTGCTGAAGGGTGCCGCGTCAGTGTCGTCCCGGCGAAGGCGAGCTACGAAGAGATCATGGAAAAGAACCCGGACGGCGTTGTCCTCTCCAATGGTCCGGGCGACCCGGCGGCTACAGGCGAATACGCCGTGCCGGTGATCCGTAAGCTGATTGAAAACAAAATCCCGACGCTCGGCATCTGCCTCGGCCATCAGATGCTGGCGCTCGCCGCCGGCGCGAAAACGAAGAAAATGCCCCAGGGCCATCATGGCGCCAACCATCCGGTGAAAGACCTTTCGACCGGCAAGGTCGAGGTCGTTTCCATGAACCACGGCTTTACGGTGGATGGCGCGGCCCTCCCCGCCAATGTGGAAGAAACGCATGTGTCTCTGTTCGACGGCACAAACTGCGGCATCGCGATGAAGGACGCGCCGGCCTTTTCCGTGCAGCACCACCCGGAAGCCTCCCCGGGACCGGAAGACAGCTTTTATATTTTCAAGCGGTTTGTGGACGGGCTGAGGAAGGCGGCGTGA
- a CDS encoding GatB/YqeY domain-containing protein — MLKEQIDTALKAAMKAKDQKLRVATLRLINAAIKDRDIAARGEDRCEGANDEEILGILTKMVKQREESAAAFEKGCRPELAEQERAEIDVIREFLPRQLSEDEIKVAVKDVIDEYDASGLKDMGKCMGALKERFHGSMDFGAAGKMMKDRLS, encoded by the coding sequence ATGCTCAAAGAGCAAATCGATACGGCGTTGAAAGCGGCCATGAAGGCCAAAGATCAGAAACTGCGCGTGGCGACGCTGCGGCTGATCAACGCCGCCATTAAAGACCGCGATATCGCCGCGCGCGGCGAGGACCGCTGCGAAGGCGCGAACGATGAAGAAATTCTCGGCATTCTCACCAAGATGGTGAAGCAGCGCGAGGAAAGCGCGGCGGCGTTTGAAAAGGGCTGCCGTCCGGAACTGGCAGAACAGGAGCGCGCCGAGATCGACGTGATCCGGGAATTCCTGCCGCGTCAGCTATCCGAAGATGAAATCAAGGTCGCGGTGAAAGACGTCATCGACGAGTACGATGCGTCAGGCCTTAAAGATATGGGCAAGTGCATGGGTGCGCTGAAAGAGCGTTTTCATGGCTCCATGGATTTCGGCGCTGCCGGCAAGATGATGAAAGATCGGCTAAGTTAA
- a CDS encoding LytTR family DNA-binding domain-containing protein, translating to MTDDAKSTVAALPRDDARADRTTFFWVVGFFTAFLVVGILSRMTEQSRSAADLEVGRYVLYECSSILIILALYPLLRLAVTYAAPGQHDWRRIIAVHAGFCVLFSIIHIAGMVAIRKAVFPFAFGEPYIFTDNLFREFVYEFRKDAVTYSLIAFFITFGRQLEQQRRELTAAREDAKTSQRLTLKCGGRSVFVDASKVVWVKSASNYVEVRAGAETHLARATLGAIENQLTDAGADAIRVHRSWIVNKNHIKKIAPTGEGDLRIEMSDETIVPGSRRYRDRLPSQG from the coding sequence ATGACTGATGACGCGAAGAGCACGGTGGCCGCCCTGCCTCGGGACGACGCCCGCGCCGACCGAACGACCTTTTTCTGGGTCGTGGGTTTTTTCACCGCGTTTCTCGTTGTCGGCATCCTTTCACGCATGACGGAGCAATCGCGCAGCGCCGCCGATCTCGAGGTCGGGCGCTACGTCCTTTATGAATGTTCCAGTATTCTCATTATCCTGGCGCTTTATCCGCTATTGAGGTTAGCCGTGACTTACGCCGCGCCCGGCCAACATGACTGGCGGCGCATCATCGCTGTGCATGCCGGGTTTTGCGTGCTTTTTTCGATCATTCACATCGCCGGCATGGTGGCGATCCGCAAGGCCGTTTTTCCCTTCGCCTTTGGCGAACCCTACATCTTCACCGATAATCTTTTCCGCGAGTTCGTCTACGAATTCCGCAAGGACGCGGTCACCTACTCGCTGATTGCCTTTTTCATCACCTTTGGCCGCCAGCTTGAACAACAGCGCCGCGAGCTTACCGCCGCGCGCGAGGACGCAAAAACATCGCAGCGTCTGACGCTGAAATGCGGCGGGCGTTCCGTATTCGTGGACGCCAGCAAAGTTGTCTGGGTCAAATCCGCGTCGAATTATGTGGAAGTGCGCGCGGGCGCCGAAACGCATCTTGCTCGCGCGACGCTCGGCGCCATCGAAAACCAGCTCACCGATGCGGGCGCAGATGCGATCCGCGTGCACCGCTCATGGATTGTGAACAAGAACCACATAAAAAAGATCGCCCCCACAGGCGAGGGCGATCTTCGTATTGAGATGAGCGATGAGACAATCGTGCCCGGCAGCCGCCGCTATCGCGACCGGCTGCCATCGCAAGGTTAA
- a CDS encoding acyltransferase family protein encodes MAVTDGISGGFSAGETRRYDLDWLRVIAFGLLIFYHIGMFYVTWGWHVKSAYAGPAAEPLMLVVNPWRLALLFFISGVAVRFASDKALSRGRFAASRAYRLGLPILGGMIVIVAPQSYFELRQAGGIEPGYFAFWGNYLKLEQLYPMITPTWNHLWYVVYLFFYIMMMAPFLPMLRRFAEGRGAKALNAVAGGPVRLMFLIIIPFVAYEAFLAPHFPTTHNLFWDWANHAHRLTIFLLGYFAAKHVRFWTSVDRALPMAAAFVVLISGLRFYLRANHWDYYASVIDGPVATVLLTLYAWAFIVMLMGAGQRFLNRPSKLLTYLTGAVFCYYILHQSIIVIAGYYLTGLQLGAWPEFMLVTAITVVGCGAGFELFRRIPGLRIFLGIKAPALHKKPSAKPAPVAA; translated from the coding sequence ATGGCGGTTACAGATGGAATAAGCGGCGGATTTTCAGCCGGCGAAACGAGGCGGTACGACCTCGACTGGCTGCGCGTCATCGCATTCGGCTTGTTGATTTTTTATCATATCGGCATGTTCTACGTGACCTGGGGCTGGCACGTGAAAAGCGCGTATGCGGGTCCGGCGGCAGAGCCGCTGATGCTGGTCGTCAATCCATGGCGGCTGGCGCTGTTGTTCTTTATTTCCGGCGTCGCGGTCCGGTTTGCGTCGGACAAGGCGTTGTCACGGGGCCGCTTCGCCGCCTCGCGCGCCTACCGGCTGGGTTTGCCGATCCTTGGGGGTATGATCGTCATCGTCGCCCCGCAAAGCTATTTCGAACTGCGGCAGGCGGGCGGGATTGAACCAGGGTATTTCGCGTTCTGGGGCAACTACCTGAAGCTCGAACAGCTTTATCCAATGATCACACCTACATGGAACCATCTTTGGTATGTGGTTTATCTGTTCTTCTACATCATGATGATGGCGCCGTTCCTGCCGATGCTGCGGCGGTTTGCCGAAGGGCGCGGCGCGAAAGCCTTAAACGCAGTTGCCGGCGGACCGGTACGGCTGATGTTTTTGATCATCATTCCGTTTGTCGCCTATGAGGCGTTTCTGGCGCCGCATTTTCCTACAACCCATAATCTCTTCTGGGACTGGGCGAACCACGCCCATCGCCTGACGATTTTCCTGCTCGGATATTTTGCGGCGAAACACGTCCGCTTCTGGACTTCAGTGGATCGCGCGCTGCCGATGGCGGCGGCGTTTGTCGTGCTGATTAGCGGGTTGCGATTTTATCTCCGCGCAAACCACTGGGACTACTATGCATCTGTGATTGACGGACCAGTCGCGACAGTTCTGTTGACGCTTTACGCGTGGGCCTTCATCGTAATGCTAATGGGCGCTGGCCAGCGCTTTTTAAACCGTCCGTCGAAACTGCTCACCTATCTGACGGGCGCAGTGTTTTGTTACTACATCCTGCACCAGTCGATCATTGTCATCGCCGGCTACTATTTAACCGGGTTGCAGCTTGGCGCGTGGCCGGAATTTATGCTTGTGACCGCAATAACTGTTGTTGGTTGCGGCGCAGGGTTTGAACTGTTCCGCCGCATTCCTGGCCTGCGGATTTTCCTCGGCATTAAAGCACCGGCGCTGCACAAGAAACCATCCGCGAAACCGGCGCCCGTTGCGGCGTAA
- a CDS encoding FAD-dependent oxidoreductase: protein MAGGGIAGLSSAAFLARAGHKVVIYDKAPEPRPVGSGLIVQPTGQSVLAELGLLEALVMRGARLKRLDGRLQGGKRKVLDVRYDALGAGTFGLAVHRAALFDLLLHTASEAKAELDYGEEVSTVEASANGVSLRFADGRQSPSFDLMIDALGVRSPLVERQNCYLPFGALWANAPFPLAHDFDETVLAQRYRSANVSSGVMPIGSMEPGGEKLAAFFWTLRADSYQAWRDAPLDQWKDKVLELWPEAAPVLSAFTSHDQFVFAHYAHHTAKHAVEGRIVHIGDAWHAASPQLGQGANMALLDALALSNALNEMDDIGAALAMFVNSRRDHVRLYQTISWLFTPVYQSNLKLVPALRDLLAQPLSAMWPMPKLLASMVAGTLGRPCKS from the coding sequence ATTGCCGGCGGGGGGATCGCCGGGCTGTCATCAGCGGCGTTTCTGGCGCGCGCGGGACACAAGGTTGTCATTTACGACAAGGCCCCGGAACCTCGCCCGGTTGGTTCCGGCTTGATTGTTCAGCCCACGGGGCAATCGGTGCTGGCGGAACTCGGACTTCTTGAAGCGCTTGTGATGCGCGGCGCCCGCCTGAAACGCCTCGATGGGCGGTTGCAGGGCGGGAAACGCAAAGTCCTTGATGTTCGTTACGACGCCTTAGGCGCCGGGACTTTCGGACTGGCGGTACATCGCGCAGCGTTATTCGATCTGTTGCTGCACACGGCGAGCGAGGCAAAAGCCGAACTGGATTACGGCGAGGAAGTCAGCACTGTTGAAGCGTCGGCTAATGGCGTATCTCTTCGGTTTGCTGACGGCAGACAATCTCCGTCCTTCGATCTGATGATTGACGCGCTGGGCGTGCGTTCACCGCTTGTTGAACGCCAGAACTGCTACCTGCCGTTCGGCGCCTTGTGGGCGAACGCGCCGTTTCCGTTAGCGCATGACTTTGATGAAACCGTTCTGGCGCAACGCTATCGCAGCGCCAATGTGTCTTCGGGCGTTATGCCGATCGGGTCGATGGAACCGGGCGGCGAAAAGCTGGCTGCGTTCTTCTGGACGTTGCGTGCTGACTCTTATCAGGCGTGGCGCGATGCGCCGCTCGATCAATGGAAAGATAAGGTTCTGGAGCTGTGGCCGGAGGCTGCGCCGGTGCTTAGCGCTTTCACCTCGCACGATCAGTTCGTTTTTGCTCACTATGCGCATCATACGGCGAAACATGCCGTTGAGGGGCGCATCGTGCATATCGGCGACGCCTGGCATGCGGCAAGCCCGCAATTGGGGCAGGGCGCCAACATGGCGTTGCTCGACGCCCTGGCGCTATCGAATGCGTTGAATGAAATGGATGACATCGGTGCGGCGCTTGCCATGTTTGTAAACTCGCGCCGTGACCACGTGCGGCTGTATCAGACCATCAGTTGGCTGTTCACGCCGGTCTATCAATCGAACCTGAAGCTTGTTCCTGCGTTGCGCGATCTGCTCGCGCAGCCGCTATCGGCAATGTGGCCGATGCCAAAGCTATTGGCGTCGATGGTTGCGGGGACGTTGGGCAGGCCGTGTAAAAGTTGA
- the typA gene encoding translational GTPase TypA: protein MTQRTTQLRNIAIIAHVDHGKTTLVDEMLRQSGAVRDNAEMAERAMDSNDIERERGITILAKCTSVVWEKSENPIRINIVDTPGHADFGGEVERILSMVDGCLLLIDAAEGPMPQTKFVLSKALALGLKPIVVLNKVDRPSADPDKALDAAFDLFAALGANDEQLDFPVLYAAGRDGWADLALDGARENLDALFETVVAHVPEPDIANDAADAPFKMLATTLEADPYLGRILTGRVVSGVAKPGVTMKALSRSGKSIEQARVTKVLAFRGLKRQPVEDAYPGDIVAIAGFTKASVSDTICDLPVTDALPAQPIDPPTLSVTMAANDSPLAGREGDKVQSRVIRERLLRQAEGDVAISVKETENKDAFEIAGRGELQLGVLIENMRREGFELAVSRPRVVTRTDENGQLLEPIEEIVIDVDDDFSGVVIEKLSQKKAELVEMKPAGAGKTRLVMHAPSRALIGYHGEFLTDTRGTGVMNRSYLEHAPHKGAIEGRRNGVLISNGDGAAVPYALWNLEERGVMFISPGDAVYEGMIIGENAKPEDLDVNPLKGKQLTNIRAAGKDEAVKLTPPRRLTLEHAIAYIDDDELVEVTPKTVRLRKIALKPHLRKRRAKENA, encoded by the coding sequence ATGACGCAACGCACAACACAGCTCCGTAATATCGCCATTATCGCGCACGTCGATCATGGCAAAACCACGCTCGTCGACGAGATGCTGCGCCAGTCCGGCGCGGTTCGCGACAATGCGGAAATGGCCGAACGGGCCATGGATTCGAACGATATCGAGCGCGAGCGCGGGATCACCATCCTCGCGAAATGCACCAGCGTCGTCTGGGAAAAATCCGAAAACCCGATCCGCATCAACATTGTCGATACGCCGGGCCACGCCGATTTCGGCGGCGAAGTGGAGCGCATCCTTTCCATGGTCGATGGCTGCCTGCTCCTGATCGACGCTGCAGAAGGCCCGATGCCGCAAACCAAATTCGTTTTGTCGAAAGCGCTGGCGCTGGGTCTGAAGCCAATTGTAGTCCTCAATAAAGTTGACCGCCCAAGCGCTGACCCCGACAAGGCGCTGGACGCTGCGTTTGACCTTTTCGCCGCTCTTGGCGCAAACGACGAGCAACTGGACTTTCCCGTGCTCTATGCTGCTGGCCGCGATGGCTGGGCTGACCTTGCGCTGGATGGCGCCCGAGAAAATCTGGACGCGCTATTCGAAACGGTCGTCGCGCACGTGCCGGAGCCGGACATTGCTAATGACGCCGCTGATGCGCCGTTCAAAATGCTGGCGACGACACTTGAAGCTGACCCTTATCTAGGACGCATCCTCACCGGCCGCGTCGTTTCCGGCGTCGCAAAACCCGGCGTCACCATGAAAGCGCTGTCGCGAAGCGGTAAATCGATTGAGCAGGCGCGCGTCACCAAAGTGCTTGCCTTTCGCGGACTGAAACGTCAGCCAGTAGAAGATGCGTATCCCGGCGATATTGTCGCCATCGCCGGTTTCACCAAGGCTTCTGTTTCCGATACGATTTGTGATCTGCCGGTTACGGACGCGCTGCCCGCACAGCCTATCGATCCGCCGACGCTTTCGGTCACCATGGCCGCAAACGACTCCCCGCTTGCGGGCCGCGAAGGCGACAAGGTGCAGTCGCGCGTCATCCGCGAACGGTTGCTTCGCCAGGCCGAAGGCGATGTCGCCATCTCGGTAAAGGAAACCGAAAACAAGGACGCGTTCGAAATCGCCGGGCGCGGCGAGTTACAGCTTGGCGTTCTCATAGAAAACATGCGCCGCGAAGGCTTTGAACTCGCTGTCTCGCGCCCGCGGGTGGTGACGCGCACTGACGAAAACGGACAGTTGCTTGAACCGATCGAAGAAATCGTCATCGACGTTGATGATGATTTTTCCGGCGTCGTCATCGAAAAACTGTCGCAGAAAAAAGCTGAACTTGTTGAGATGAAACCGGCAGGCGCTGGCAAGACGCGTCTCGTCATGCATGCGCCGTCACGCGCGCTGATTGGCTATCATGGCGAATTCCTCACCGACACGCGCGGCACCGGCGTCATGAACCGGTCCTATCTTGAACACGCCCCGCACAAAGGCGCCATCGAAGGGCGCCGAAACGGCGTGCTCATTTCCAATGGCGACGGCGCAGCAGTGCCTTACGCCCTCTGGAACCTTGAAGAGCGCGGCGTCATGTTTATCTCACCGGGCGACGCCGTCTATGAAGGCATGATCATCGGCGAGAACGCCAAGCCGGAAGACCTTGATGTTAATCCGTTAAAGGGCAAGCAGCTCACCAATATCCGCGCCGCCGGCAAGGACGAAGCGGTGAAGCTCACGCCGCCGCGAAGACTGACTCTCGAACACGCCATCGCCTATATCGATGACGACGAACTGGTGGAAGTCACGCCCAAAACCGTGCGTCTGCGGAAAATTGCGCTAAAGCCACATTTGCGCAAACGACGTGCGAAAGAGAATGCGTAA